In the genome of Mucisphaera calidilacus, one region contains:
- the hisC gene encoding histidinol-phosphate transaminase, whose translation MAYERPNITALSAYVSGEQPADGRTIKLNTNESPYPPAPKVLEAIATITGESLRRYPPPTAAGFRAAAAQVHGLDASQVFATNAGDELLRLVLTVFTDPDKGGRGIAITEPTYSLYRVLAGIHGASVTATPLDEEFSIPSTWATTLAGSDVGVAFVVNPHAPSGRLESLDTLRGIAEALRGRGVLLIDEAYVDFAEQSALPLLTPDSGLDNVLILRTLSKGYGLAGLRFGYGLGHPDLIASLDKARDSFNTDVIAQAAAEAAIRDQADAREKWSLIVRDRALLRDALRARGFVVPETQTNFVLATVPPAGPDARSIYEDLKAAGILVRYFDQDRLRDKLRITVGTPEQNNTLLAALDRILKTEKV comes from the coding sequence ATGGCTTACGAGCGTCCGAACATCACTGCGTTGTCGGCTTACGTCTCGGGCGAGCAGCCCGCCGACGGGCGGACGATCAAGCTCAACACCAACGAGAGCCCCTACCCGCCCGCGCCGAAGGTGCTCGAGGCGATCGCCACAATCACGGGCGAGTCGCTGCGCCGCTACCCGCCCCCGACGGCAGCCGGCTTCCGGGCCGCGGCCGCCCAGGTGCACGGACTCGACGCGTCCCAGGTCTTCGCCACCAACGCGGGCGACGAACTCCTGCGCCTCGTGCTCACCGTCTTCACCGACCCCGACAAGGGCGGACGCGGGATCGCCATCACCGAGCCGACCTACAGCCTTTACCGCGTGCTCGCCGGCATCCACGGCGCATCGGTGACCGCGACGCCCCTCGACGAGGAGTTCTCGATCCCCTCCACCTGGGCAACCACCTTGGCCGGTTCGGACGTCGGCGTGGCCTTCGTGGTCAACCCGCACGCGCCGTCGGGACGACTCGAATCGCTGGATACGCTGCGCGGCATCGCAGAAGCGCTGCGCGGCCGAGGCGTCCTGCTGATCGACGAAGCCTACGTCGACTTCGCCGAGCAATCCGCCTTGCCGCTGCTGACGCCCGATTCAGGACTCGATAACGTCCTGATCCTGCGCACGCTCTCCAAGGGGTACGGGCTGGCCGGGTTGCGGTTTGGCTACGGGCTGGGACACCCGGACCTGATCGCGTCGCTCGACAAGGCACGCGACTCCTTCAACACCGACGTCATCGCCCAGGCCGCTGCCGAGGCGGCCATCCGTGATCAGGCCGACGCACGCGAGAAGTGGTCGCTGATCGTGCGCGACCGCGCGCTCCTGCGGGACGCCCTGCGTGCCCGGGGCTTCGTCGTGCCCGAGACTCAGACCAACTTTGTGCTCGCGACCGTGCCCCCGGCCGGGCCCGACGCACGCTCGATCTACGAAGATCTCAAGGCCGCGGGCATTCTGGTGCGATACTTTGATCAGGACCGTCTGCGTGACAAGCTGCGTATCACGGTCGGGACACCCGAGCAGAACAACACGCTGCTCGCCGCGCTGGACCGGATCCTGAAGACTGAAAAGGTTTGA
- a CDS encoding DegT/DnrJ/EryC1/StrS family aminotransferase — MSDLPLSLPDITDAEIEAVVEVLRSGRLSIGPKQELFEDVLAGRVGRRHGIAVSSGTAGLHLVLKSLGIGPGDEVVTTPFSFVASSNAILMCGAKPVFADIDPTSLNLTAESAEKAITDNTKAILGVEVFGNPRHMDRLEQLANAHEIPLIEDSCEGLGGVYNNRKVGSFGRASVFGFYPNKQITTGEGGMIVTDDDRLASLCRSMRNQGRPDPKGQRREPMGGGQTTGSWLQHERLGYNYRLSEIAAAIGLAQLDRLEAILEKRRDVACEYIMRLKELEDIILPTVPPGHETTMSWFVFVIRLAADYGRQERDRIIAGLRRHDVGASNYFPCIHLQPFYREQFGYKQGDFPVAESISDRTIALPFFNRMDPTQIELVTHTLKVMIQREQLLRR, encoded by the coding sequence ATGTCGGACCTGCCTCTTAGCCTCCCGGATATCACCGATGCGGAAATCGAAGCCGTCGTGGAGGTTCTCCGCTCCGGCCGTCTGAGCATCGGTCCCAAGCAGGAACTCTTCGAGGACGTTCTCGCCGGAAGGGTGGGTCGCCGCCACGGCATCGCGGTTTCGTCGGGGACCGCGGGTCTGCACCTCGTGCTGAAGTCGCTGGGGATCGGCCCGGGTGACGAGGTCGTGACGACGCCTTTCAGCTTCGTCGCGTCGTCGAACGCGATCCTGATGTGCGGGGCCAAACCGGTCTTCGCGGACATCGACCCGACGAGTCTGAACCTGACGGCGGAGTCGGCCGAGAAGGCCATCACGGACAACACCAAGGCGATCCTTGGTGTCGAGGTCTTCGGCAACCCGCGGCACATGGACCGTCTCGAGCAGCTCGCCAACGCCCACGAGATCCCGCTGATCGAGGACTCCTGCGAGGGGCTCGGCGGCGTCTACAACAACCGCAAGGTCGGCTCCTTCGGGCGTGCGTCGGTCTTCGGTTTTTATCCCAACAAGCAGATCACGACGGGCGAGGGCGGCATGATCGTCACCGACGACGACCGGCTGGCGTCGCTCTGCCGATCGATGCGCAATCAGGGGCGGCCGGACCCCAAGGGTCAGCGGCGCGAGCCGATGGGCGGCGGTCAGACCACCGGGTCGTGGCTCCAGCACGAGCGGCTGGGCTACAACTACCGCCTCTCCGAGATCGCGGCGGCGATCGGGCTGGCCCAGCTCGACCGGCTCGAAGCGATTCTGGAGAAGCGGCGCGACGTGGCCTGTGAGTACATCATGCGGCTCAAGGAGCTTGAGGACATCATCCTGCCGACGGTGCCGCCGGGGCACGAGACGACGATGTCGTGGTTCGTGTTCGTGATCCGACTCGCGGCTGACTACGGCCGGCAGGAGCGTGACCGGATCATCGCCGGTCTCCGGCGGCACGACGTGGGCGCCTCGAATTACTTCCCGTGCATCCATCTCCAGCCCTTCTACCGCGAGCAGTTCGGCTACAAGCAGGGCGACTTCCCGGTCGCCGAGTCGATCAGCGACCGCACGATCGCTCTGCCCTTCTTCAACCGGATGGACCCGACGCAGATCGAGCTGGTGACGCACACGCTCAAGGTGATGATCCAGCGGGAGCAGTTGCTGCGGCGGTGA
- the rsmG gene encoding 16S rRNA (guanine(527)-N(7))-methyltransferase RsmG, whose product MTTEHAIPDSARSAAGELGFELDEPTWQQLARFLALLLERNQTTNLTAVRDPEQAWPRLILDSLTVLPAFEDLPEQARVIDVGTGGGLPGVPLAIARPDLRFTLLDSTGKKVAFIRETAETLGLDNITAIQDRAETLAHNATHRQQYDLAVSRAVGPLPTLLELTLPFVRQEGWCLAMKGPRVEQELADSGDALYKLGAGDLRVIDAYPECFENDLVLVLIHKERNTPKTYPRESGLPKRSPL is encoded by the coding sequence GTGACCACCGAACACGCGATTCCCGATTCGGCCCGGTCGGCGGCCGGCGAGCTCGGCTTCGAACTCGACGAACCGACCTGGCAGCAACTGGCCCGGTTTCTTGCCCTCCTGCTCGAACGCAACCAGACCACCAACCTCACCGCGGTCCGCGATCCCGAGCAGGCCTGGCCGCGCCTCATTCTCGACTCGCTCACGGTCCTGCCCGCCTTCGAAGACCTGCCCGAACAGGCCCGCGTCATCGACGTCGGGACCGGCGGAGGCTTGCCCGGCGTCCCCCTGGCGATCGCCCGGCCCGACCTGCGCTTCACCCTGCTCGACAGCACGGGCAAGAAGGTCGCCTTCATCCGAGAAACAGCCGAGACCCTCGGGCTCGACAACATCACCGCGATACAGGACCGCGCCGAGACGCTCGCCCACAACGCGACCCATCGCCAGCAGTACGACCTCGCCGTCTCGCGTGCCGTCGGCCCGCTGCCGACCCTGCTCGAACTCACGCTCCCCTTCGTCCGGCAGGAGGGGTGGTGTCTCGCGATGAAGGGCCCGCGCGTCGAACAGGAACTCGCCGACTCAGGCGATGCGCTCTACAAGCTCGGCGCCGGCGACCTGCGGGTCATCGACGCCTACCCCGAATGCTTCGAGAATGACCTCGTGCTGGTCCTGATCCACAAGGAACGCAACACGCCCAAGACCTACCCGCGCGAGTCGGGTCTGCCCAAACGCAGCCCGTTGTAG
- a CDS encoding FtsW/RodA/SpoVE family cell cycle protein: MPEPTINLSDQLLRLATTRAVWSMIVSALLLAVAGLLSIGVVEPGLAAKQGKIWLPISLFAAGLVFFPRPRTVGTYAYPLMALTLCLLILLVMPFTPRWLVPVINGARAWINLGVMNFQPAELAKVAFVLGMAWYLRHRKSHRTLLGMLKPFLLMLVPVGLILKQPDLGTAILFAPTLFIMLVAAGARMKHIVGLLGVAILVIVANIAIVLYAPSSMQILKPHQRERIESMISLAQGETRYVTTIGYQQDTAMTLVAAGGLTGYDPQRVRDMIELNKLPFDHNDMIFAVVAARWGWLGGAALIGLYLTLTASMALIAADLKDPFARLATVGFAGMMFTQAAINIGMTVGLLPITGITLPFVSYGGSSLLFSAVMIGLVCNFVSRRPAPLSRPSFEFDQNAEAIFQ; encoded by the coding sequence ATGCCCGAGCCGACCATCAATCTGAGCGATCAACTGCTGCGACTCGCGACCACGCGCGCGGTCTGGTCGATGATCGTCAGCGCGCTGCTGCTCGCGGTGGCGGGGTTGCTCTCCATCGGCGTCGTCGAGCCCGGCCTTGCCGCCAAGCAGGGCAAGATCTGGCTGCCGATCTCACTCTTCGCAGCGGGCCTCGTTTTCTTCCCGAGGCCGCGCACCGTCGGCACCTACGCCTACCCGCTCATGGCCCTCACCCTCTGCCTGCTGATCCTCCTCGTCATGCCCTTCACGCCGCGCTGGCTCGTGCCCGTCATCAACGGCGCCCGCGCCTGGATCAACCTCGGCGTCATGAACTTCCAGCCCGCGGAACTGGCCAAGGTCGCCTTCGTCCTCGGCATGGCCTGGTACCTGCGCCACCGCAAGAGCCACCGCACACTCCTTGGCATGCTCAAGCCCTTCCTGCTCATGCTCGTGCCCGTCGGACTCATCCTCAAGCAACCCGACCTCGGCACCGCCATCCTCTTCGCGCCGACCCTCTTCATCATGCTCGTCGCAGCCGGCGCACGGATGAAACACATCGTCGGGCTGCTCGGCGTGGCCATCCTCGTCATCGTCGCGAACATCGCCATCGTGCTCTACGCGCCCAGCTCGATGCAGATCCTCAAGCCCCATCAACGCGAACGCATCGAGTCGATGATCTCACTCGCTCAGGGCGAGACACGCTACGTGACCACCATCGGATACCAGCAGGACACCGCCATGACCCTCGTCGCCGCGGGCGGCCTCACCGGATACGACCCCCAACGCGTGCGCGACATGATCGAGCTCAACAAGCTGCCCTTCGACCACAACGACATGATCTTCGCCGTGGTCGCCGCTCGCTGGGGATGGCTGGGCGGCGCAGCGCTGATCGGTCTCTACCTCACGCTCACCGCCTCGATGGCGCTCATCGCAGCCGACCTCAAGGACCCCTTTGCACGTCTCGCGACCGTCGGCTTCGCCGGCATGATGTTCACCCAGGCGGCCATCAACATCGGCATGACGGTCGGGCTCCTGCCGATCACCGGCATCACGCTCCCCTTTGTTTCCTACGGCGGATCGTCGCTGCTCTTCTCGGCGGTCATGATCGGACTCGTCTGCAACTTCGTCTCGCGTCGCCCGGCGCCGCTGTCGCGACCGAGTTTCGAGTTCGACCAGAACGCGGAGGCGATCTTCCAGTGA
- a CDS encoding penicillin-binding transpeptidase domain-containing protein, translating into MFHRRLWLLFSAAFLVSLALMAQAARLSLGHLHEDRLDRAEQAMRTPKLVETRRGRILDRYGRVLAHDEPGWDVMVDYRVITGEWAFARGRVEARRDRDWWAEASSDQREARTLEHAQPYLEQVEMLWQTLADLGQWRPGDLTRADIEAEKNDIRRRVQKLAAHVWAVRQERRAERDGEAVSIAEVADAIAEQRQHYSVVRDVSERTRVQVEAFIAEAEVDPGLGVWKQVRMERPRQRRYPLETFTVEVDRQGMPGPLRSDQPLLIDAEGVGLHILGQLRRTYEEDEDARPFLVTLPDGSTATDLRGYLPGDRAGSFGIERTQEFWLRGARGRTVTHLDTGVEDRLSPVPGNDVKLTLDIDLQARVQALTHPDVGLLVRQPWHRSATETPEPKILSGAIVVLDIESSEILAAVTTPGMSIRSRREEPESVFRDAEYLPYLNRVVSRAYPSGSTLKPFVLVTAMDENVIGPEDTITCNGHLYPQHDDRFRCWIYKRYLMRHGPLDGAQALQHSCNIYFYTLGDDLGMERLVRGLRRFGLGSATSCGLTDEHPGDLPSDAMIPNMGKTDAILMGIGQGPVTWTPIQAAAAYATLARGGVAYHPTILRDPSPEDARGEDVDVPRSAIEEAMTGLKLVVEDKDGTGRFINVDGQRIKIHNVEGVSLWGKSGTADPGSVRWVDHNFDGKRDPGETYTLANDQDHAWFVGLAGSEGGPPVVAIAVVVEYAGSGSQVSGPIFNEVVRALRLEGYL; encoded by the coding sequence ATGTTCCACAGGCGACTGTGGCTGCTGTTCTCCGCCGCCTTCCTCGTCTCACTCGCCCTCATGGCCCAGGCCGCCCGCCTCTCCCTCGGACACCTCCACGAAGACCGACTCGACCGCGCCGAACAGGCCATGCGAACCCCCAAACTCGTCGAAACCCGACGCGGACGCATCCTCGATCGCTACGGCCGCGTCCTCGCCCACGACGAGCCCGGCTGGGACGTCATGGTCGACTACCGCGTCATCACAGGCGAGTGGGCTTTCGCACGCGGACGCGTCGAGGCCCGACGCGACCGCGACTGGTGGGCCGAAGCCTCCTCCGACCAACGCGAGGCCCGAACACTCGAACACGCCCAGCCCTACCTCGAACAGGTCGAGATGCTCTGGCAGACCCTCGCCGACCTCGGCCAGTGGCGACCCGGCGACCTCACACGCGCCGACATCGAGGCAGAGAAAAACGACATCCGCCGACGCGTCCAGAAACTCGCCGCCCACGTCTGGGCCGTAAGGCAGGAACGCCGGGCCGAACGCGATGGCGAAGCGGTCTCCATCGCCGAAGTCGCCGACGCCATCGCCGAACAACGCCAGCACTACTCCGTCGTCCGCGACGTCTCCGAACGCACCCGCGTGCAGGTCGAGGCCTTCATCGCCGAGGCAGAGGTCGACCCCGGCCTCGGCGTCTGGAAGCAGGTCCGCATGGAGCGTCCGCGTCAGCGACGCTACCCGCTTGAGACGTTCACCGTGGAGGTCGACCGCCAGGGCATGCCCGGCCCGCTGCGTTCGGATCAGCCGCTGCTCATCGACGCCGAGGGCGTCGGGCTGCACATCCTCGGACAGCTTAGAAGGACCTACGAGGAAGACGAAGACGCGCGACCCTTCCTCGTAACGCTCCCGGACGGCTCCACCGCAACCGACCTGCGCGGCTATCTCCCCGGCGACCGCGCCGGCTCCTTTGGCATCGAACGCACCCAGGAGTTCTGGCTCCGCGGCGCACGCGGCCGGACCGTCACCCACCTCGACACCGGCGTGGAAGACCGCCTCTCGCCCGTCCCCGGCAACGACGTCAAACTCACCCTCGACATCGACCTCCAGGCACGCGTGCAGGCACTCACCCATCCCGACGTCGGGCTGCTCGTGCGTCAGCCCTGGCATCGCTCGGCGACCGAAACGCCCGAACCCAAGATCCTCTCCGGCGCGATCGTGGTGCTCGACATCGAGTCATCCGAGATCCTCGCCGCGGTCACGACGCCAGGCATGTCGATCCGTTCCCGACGCGAGGAACCGGAAAGCGTCTTCCGTGACGCCGAGTACCTGCCCTATCTCAACCGCGTGGTGAGCCGTGCCTATCCCAGCGGATCGACGCTCAAGCCCTTCGTGCTCGTCACCGCCATGGACGAAAACGTCATCGGCCCCGAAGACACCATCACCTGCAACGGCCACCTCTACCCCCAGCACGATGACCGCTTCCGCTGCTGGATCTACAAGCGCTACCTCATGCGGCACGGCCCGCTCGACGGCGCACAGGCCCTCCAGCACTCGTGCAATATCTACTTCTACACCCTCGGCGACGACCTCGGCATGGAACGACTCGTCCGCGGCCTGCGCCGCTTCGGGCTCGGATCCGCCACCAGCTGCGGGCTGACCGACGAGCATCCCGGCGACCTGCCCTCGGACGCGATGATCCCCAATATGGGCAAGACCGACGCCATCCTCATGGGCATCGGTCAGGGTCCGGTCACGTGGACACCCATTCAGGCCGCGGCCGCCTACGCCACACTCGCCCGTGGCGGCGTGGCCTATCACCCCACCATCCTGCGTGACCCGTCACCCGAGGACGCACGCGGCGAAGACGTCGATGTCCCACGCTCCGCCATCGAGGAAGCTATGACGGGACTCAAACTCGTCGTCGAGGACAAGGACGGCACCGGACGCTTCATCAACGTCGATGGTCAGCGGATCAAGATCCACAACGTCGAGGGCGTCTCGCTCTGGGGCAAGTCCGGCACCGCCGACCCCGGTTCAGTCCGATGGGTCGACCACAACTTCGACGGCAAACGCGACCCCGGCGAGACCTACACGCTCGCGAACGATCAGGACCACGCCTGGTTCGTCGGCCTGGCCGGTTCCGAGGGCGGGCCGCCGGTCGTCGCCATCGCGGTCGTAGTCGAGTACGCGGGGTCCGGCTCCCAGGTGTCCGGCCCGATCTTCAACGAGGTCGTCCGTGCCCTGCGTCTGGAGGGCTATCTCTAA
- a CDS encoding F0F1 ATP synthase subunit epsilon, translating into MPTLHCTIITPEKQVFDDDVTYARIPLHDGLAGIMARHAPLMAQLGPDTLRVDLQQGGSRSFDIRGGFAQVQDNTLTVLTPEATEK; encoded by the coding sequence ATGCCCACCCTCCACTGCACCATTATCACGCCCGAGAAGCAGGTCTTCGACGACGACGTCACCTACGCCCGCATCCCCCTCCACGACGGGCTCGCCGGCATCATGGCCAGGCACGCCCCCCTCATGGCACAACTCGGCCCCGACACCCTCCGCGTCGACCTCCAGCAGGGCGGCTCCAGATCCTTCGATATCCGAGGCGGATTCGCCCAGGTTCAGGACAACACCCTCACCGTACTGACGCCCGAAGCGACTGAAAAATAA
- a CDS encoding DNRLRE domain-containing protein: MFKLLLGIALVFALFACPAQAVDRTLSPVADGMITYSGIGNSTTGSTLLTEWGEGQSQYYTGRRILLKFDVSSYTTLAMRDAKLYLYGGTSKSNAQVNAYHYSDDTFTEASMTYPYDMRCRYLTNRVITNRWQGPGFAGVWYQFDIGDGLYGWDYDGYLSLCLRNATNITANSASFVSRNSVTWNGTKGFEPFIVFSTWGALQITDPGFREGLGSWSVDAGNGTAVTVTNPYLDDDNLLSMTTGSPVTVSQILDTPYEPFYLIFDYEHQTTTGELQVTLTDRDGHTLNLAELAAPDTLPEPGMRQAFARIDDPSWLGLDHVTVSFTYDGETDSTIWIDNVYFTDAVPEPATLSLILALAITRPRPN; the protein is encoded by the coding sequence ATGTTCAAGCTACTCCTGGGCATAGCTCTGGTATTCGCACTCTTCGCCTGCCCCGCGCAGGCCGTCGACCGAACCCTGTCGCCCGTCGCAGACGGCATGATCACCTACTCCGGCATCGGCAACAGCACGACCGGCTCAACCCTCCTCACCGAGTGGGGCGAAGGGCAGTCGCAATACTACACCGGACGACGCATCCTCCTGAAATTCGACGTCAGCAGCTACACCACCCTCGCCATGCGCGACGCGAAACTCTACCTCTACGGCGGCACCAGCAAGAGTAACGCACAGGTCAACGCCTATCACTACTCAGACGACACCTTCACCGAAGCATCCATGACCTACCCCTACGACATGCGCTGCCGATACCTCACCAATCGCGTCATCACCAACCGCTGGCAGGGCCCCGGATTCGCAGGCGTCTGGTACCAGTTCGACATCGGCGACGGACTCTACGGCTGGGACTACGACGGATACCTCTCGCTCTGCCTCCGCAACGCCACCAACATCACCGCCAACAGCGCCAGCTTCGTCAGCCGCAACAGCGTCACCTGGAACGGCACAAAAGGCTTCGAACCCTTCATCGTCTTCTCAACATGGGGCGCCCTCCAGATCACCGACCCCGGCTTCCGCGAAGGACTCGGCAGCTGGTCCGTCGACGCCGGCAACGGCACGGCGGTCACCGTCACCAACCCCTACCTCGACGACGACAACCTCCTCAGCATGACCACCGGCTCACCCGTCACGGTCTCCCAGATCCTCGACACGCCCTACGAACCCTTCTACCTCATCTTCGACTACGAACACCAGACAACCACCGGCGAACTCCAAGTCACCCTCACCGACCGCGACGGCCACACCCTGAACCTCGCCGAACTCGCCGCGCCCGACACCCTGCCCGAACCGGGCATGAGACAAGCCTTCGCCCGCATCGACGACCCCAGCTGGCTCGGCCTCGACCACGTCACCGTCAGCTTCACCTACGACGGCGAAACCGACTCAACCATCTGGATCGACAACGTCTACTTCACCGACGCCGTGCCCGAACCGGCAACCCTCTCACTCATCCTCGCCCTCGCCATCACCCGCCCAAGACCGAACTGA